The following coding sequences are from one Phycisphaerales bacterium AB-hyl4 window:
- a CDS encoding site-specific DNA-methyltransferase gives MARTRLALREDGWCECEELIWAKTSSPPLGSPGRPRRAWESILWYAAQPRPYADLTAAGPSSTRLGYRSDCAIRDRAPVALTQDAETAIGAARISDVLTAGTAEIERGIEHPAMMPLSLVTQLVQTFSRKRSLVLDPFAGSGTTLVAAAQCGRRAAGIEVVPRYARLCEKRLAIASGKVAIE, from the coding sequence ATTGCGCGCACACGCCTTGCGCTTCGAGAAGATGGTTGGTGCGAATGCGAGGAACTGATCTGGGCTAAAACGTCGAGTCCACCGCTCGGCAGCCCGGGGCGGCCTCGACGAGCATGGGAGTCGATACTCTGGTATGCCGCGCAGCCCCGGCCCTACGCTGATTTGACTGCGGCGGGCCCATCCTCGACACGCTTGGGCTATCGATCTGACTGCGCCATTCGCGATCGTGCGCCGGTGGCGTTGACACAGGATGCTGAGACTGCAATCGGCGCTGCTCGTATTTCAGATGTCCTCACCGCAGGCACTGCTGAGATTGAGCGTGGCATCGAGCACCCAGCAATGATGCCACTTTCACTGGTAACGCAGCTTGTGCAGACGTTCAGCCGAAAGAGGAGTTTGGTTCTCGACCCATTCGCGGGGTCGGGGACGACGTTGGTTGCGGCCGCCCAGTGTGGACGTCGGGCGGCGGGCATTGAGGTGGTGCCGCGGTATGCACGATTATGTGAAAAGAGGCTCGCTATC